One part of the Lotus japonicus ecotype B-129 chromosome 2, LjGifu_v1.2 genome encodes these proteins:
- the LOC130736857 gene encoding uncharacterized protein LOC130736857 codes for MNDRIKDTETKEPCETLPYNNYPHQNVVVLLPTYHHHRRHHRRRTTTTSCLLTALILLLFIASAAFFLYPSDPEVRLIRVGINHIGIRVNPKPVLDLSFSVRVQVRNRDFFSLSYDSLAVAVGYRGRQLGFVSSSDGGRIRARGSSYVDAVLTVDGFEVIYDAFYLLQDIAKGVIPFDTETRVDGKLGLFFFDVPLKATVSCEVYVNINKQAIVRQNCYPESLGDTLAQSADIGAEENADVGAEVNTDIGAEDT; via the exons atgaatgaTAGAATAAAG GACACTGAAACAAAGGAACCATGCGAGACCCTTCCCTACAACAATTACCCCCACCAAAATGTCGTCGTTCTCCTCccaacctaccaccaccaccgccgtcaccaccgccgccgcacCACCACAACCTCCTGCCTCCTCACCGCcctcatcctcctcctcttcatcGCCTCCGCCGCCTTCTTCCTCTACCCATCCGACCCGGAGGTCCGCCTCATCCGAGTCGGAATCAACCACATCGGGATCCGGGTCAACCCGAAGCCCGTCCTTGACCTCTCGTTCTCCGTCAGAGTTCAAGTTCGCAACAGGGACTTCTTCTCCCTATCCTACGACTCCCTCGCCGTCGCTGTTGGCTACCGCGGCCGCCAGCTAGGGTTCGTGTCTTCCTCCGACGGTGGCCGAATTAGAGCGCGTGGATCGTCTTACGTCGACGCCGTGCTTACTGTTGATGGGTTTGAGGTCATCTATGATGCTTTCTACTTGCTACAAGATATCGCCAAGGGTGTGATTCCTTTTGACACTGAAACGCGTGTTGATGGGAAATTGGGGCTTTTCTTCTTCGATGTTCCCTTGAAG GCGACAGTGTCGTGCGAGGTGTATGTGAATATAAACAAGCAGGCAATTGTGCGTCAAAACTGCTATCCTGAG TCACTGGGAGATACATTGGCTCAGAGCGCAGATATTGGAGCTGAAGAGAACGCAGATGTTGGAGCTGAAGTGAACACAGATATTGGAGCTGAAGATACCTGA
- the LOC130735561 gene encoding uncharacterized protein LOC130735561 isoform X1, whose protein sequence is MKGRHKVLSTISSSLQRYTKLSPFIGLCSSQMSSSTPTTCSSLSSSAPAFYVERLIFFEQKKIPAQTSLFISYKLVSLQSPKSYVRRPRIAIYLQVSMQSSLIRSKSGKGKDLSQVVQLLLKRMKRKKRRKRKKKKDDSKK, encoded by the exons atgAAAGGAAGGCATAAAGTCCTCTCGACCATTTCTTCTTCTCTGCAACGTTACACTAAACTTTCACCTTTCATCGG GCTATGTTCTTCTCAGATGTCATCTTCTACTCCG ACGACGTGTTCCTCATTGTCCTCTTCCGCTCCG GCCTTTTATGTGGAGAGGTTAATTTTCTTTGAACAAAAAAAGATACCAGCTCAAACATCTTTGTTCATCTCTTACAAGTTG GTGTCACTCCAAAGTCCAAAATCATATG TGAGGAGGCCAAGAATTGCCATATATTTACAAGTTTCAATGCAGAGCTCTCTTATAAGGTCAAAg AGTGGGAAAGGGAAAGACCTAAGCCAGGTGGTACAACTCCTAttgaagaggatgaagaggaagaagagaaggaagaggaaaaagaaaaaggacgATTCTAAGAAGTAG
- the LOC130735561 gene encoding uncharacterized protein LOC130735561 isoform X2, with protein sequence MKGRHKVLSTISSSLQRYTKLSPFIGLCSSQMSSSTPTTCSSLSSSAPAFYVERLIFFEQKKIPAQTSLFISYKLVSLQSPKSYVRRPRIAIYLQVSMQSSLIRSKLICC encoded by the exons atgAAAGGAAGGCATAAAGTCCTCTCGACCATTTCTTCTTCTCTGCAACGTTACACTAAACTTTCACCTTTCATCGG GCTATGTTCTTCTCAGATGTCATCTTCTACTCCG ACGACGTGTTCCTCATTGTCCTCTTCCGCTCCG GCCTTTTATGTGGAGAGGTTAATTTTCTTTGAACAAAAAAAGATACCAGCTCAAACATCTTTGTTCATCTCTTACAAGTTG GTGTCACTCCAAAGTCCAAAATCATATG TGAGGAGGCCAAGAATTGCCATATATTTACAAGTTTCAATGCAGAGCTCTCTTATAAGGTCAAAg ctgatttgttgttga